A section of the Roseivirga sp. BDSF3-8 genome encodes:
- a CDS encoding cell division ATP-binding protein FtsE, with translation MSFSSDHVVSVSNACIFQEHQTVLNDITFQIEKGEFVYLIGRTGSGKSSLLKTLYADLPLRLGDVMVAGYDIRNIRRSKVPFLRRKLGIVFQDFQLFPDRTVAENLFFVMRATGWKERKKMKKRLAEVLMQVGLGSVGSKMPHQLSGGEQQRVVIARALINEPVMLVADEPTGNLDPEVSDGIFRLFLDINKQGTSVLMATHNYNFIKQYPARMLKCEKGKLLDSAKESFELSTAYF, from the coding sequence ATGAGCTTTTCATCCGATCACGTCGTATCTGTTTCCAATGCCTGTATATTTCAGGAGCACCAGACAGTGCTCAATGATATAACCTTCCAAATAGAGAAAGGTGAATTTGTATACCTTATCGGTCGGACCGGTAGCGGGAAGAGTTCACTGCTCAAGACCCTATATGCAGATCTCCCTCTCCGCCTGGGAGACGTAATGGTGGCAGGATATGATATTCGCAATATCCGGCGATCTAAAGTGCCTTTTCTTCGCCGTAAACTCGGTATCGTTTTTCAGGATTTCCAATTGTTTCCTGACCGGACTGTGGCAGAAAACCTATTCTTCGTCATGCGGGCCACCGGATGGAAGGAGCGAAAAAAAATGAAAAAGCGATTAGCCGAGGTGCTCATGCAAGTCGGACTGGGTTCTGTGGGTAGTAAAATGCCACATCAGCTTTCAGGTGGCGAGCAACAGCGGGTGGTTATCGCCAGGGCCCTTATAAACGAACCGGTTATGCTTGTAGCAGATGAGCCTACTGGTAATCTCGATCCGGAGGTATCAGACGGCATATTCAGGCTATTCCTTGATATCAATAAGCAAGGGACTTCCGTTCTCATGGCAACCCATAATTATAATTTCATTAAACAGTACCCTGCCCGCATGCTCAAGTGTGAAAAAGGTAAGTTACTGGATTCTGCTAAAGAGTCTTTCGAGTTGTCTACCGCTTACTTCTGA
- the hisD gene encoding histidinol dehydrogenase, producing MKIVENPPRDTWESLLARPVQDHKTIKKIVKPIIRKVERKGDKALYKLAEEYDHVKLSSLLVTEEELNAAAERIDDNLRKAIDLAVKNITAFHQKQADDELVVETMPGVICRRKSVPIEKVGLYVPGGTAPLFSTVLMLGIPARIAGCREIVLATPPDRSGNVHPAILYAANQVGVTRIVKAGGAQAVAAMTFGTESVPRVHKIFGPGNQYVTAAKQFVTRYGIAIDMPAGPSEVAVIADAQCPPAFVAADLLSQAEHGVDSQVILVSTDKAVLEGVSKEVDRQLQELPRKEIASKALENSLAILVEDDQQAIDLINDYGPEHLILAMENAVEAGEKIINAGSVFLGNYTPESAGDYASGTNHTLPTNGYAKAYSGVSVDSFVRKITFQEISPAGLKNIGPAIETMAHAEELHAHKQAVSIRLNYLANNGNQ from the coding sequence ATGAAGATCGTAGAAAATCCACCCCGTGACACATGGGAAAGTCTGCTGGCCAGACCCGTACAGGACCATAAGACCATCAAAAAGATTGTAAAGCCTATCATCCGCAAAGTAGAGCGAAAAGGTGATAAGGCCCTGTACAAGCTTGCAGAAGAATATGACCATGTAAAACTCAGCAGCCTTCTGGTAACAGAAGAAGAATTAAACGCGGCTGCAGAGCGTATAGATGATAACTTACGGAAGGCCATTGATCTGGCAGTGAAAAATATCACTGCTTTTCACCAGAAGCAGGCGGATGATGAGCTTGTGGTGGAAACGATGCCTGGTGTGATATGTCGCAGAAAATCTGTGCCTATTGAAAAGGTAGGCTTGTATGTGCCAGGCGGTACAGCCCCATTGTTTAGTACCGTACTCATGCTCGGTATTCCTGCACGCATAGCAGGCTGTCGCGAGATTGTACTGGCCACCCCGCCTGATCGCAGTGGCAATGTACACCCTGCCATACTTTATGCAGCAAACCAGGTGGGAGTAACACGGATAGTAAAAGCCGGCGGGGCCCAGGCCGTGGCAGCCATGACCTTCGGCACAGAGAGTGTTCCCAGGGTGCATAAGATATTCGGGCCGGGAAATCAATATGTAACCGCGGCCAAGCAATTCGTTACACGCTATGGCATAGCTATAGACATGCCCGCAGGCCCTAGCGAAGTAGCCGTAATAGCGGATGCCCAGTGCCCCCCTGCCTTTGTAGCGGCAGACCTATTGTCGCAGGCAGAGCATGGTGTGGATAGCCAGGTGATATTAGTAAGTACAGATAAGGCGGTACTGGAGGGAGTTAGTAAAGAAGTAGACAGACAGCTACAAGAATTGCCGCGTAAAGAAATAGCCTCTAAGGCCCTGGAGAATAGCCTGGCGATATTAGTGGAAGATGATCAGCAAGCTATTGATCTTATCAATGATTATGGTCCTGAGCACCTTATTCTGGCGATGGAGAATGCAGTAGAAGCCGGTGAGAAGATCATTAATGCCGGGTCTGTTTTTCTTGGTAATTATACTCCCGAGTCCGCAGGAGACTACGCTTCCGGTACTAACCACACCCTGCCCACTAACGGCTATGCCAAAGCGTATAGTGGCGTAAGTGTAGATAGCTTTGTAAGGAAAATTACCTTTCAGGAAATCAGCCCTGCCGGATTAAAGAACATAGGGCCGGCCATAGAAACCATGGCCCATGCAGAAGAGCTTCATGCACACAAGCAGGCGGTTTCCATCAGACTTAACTATTTGGCTAATAATGGAAATCAATAA
- a CDS encoding fructose-6-phosphate aldolase has protein sequence MDGLHIIKVKGKAKIPDYIQLRDEDFVLVAYFRADRPLKNLEKYGLEGKEQELAALIEKLPFGKLQKLDI, from the coding sequence TTGGACGGACTACACATTATTAAGGTTAAGGGTAAAGCCAAAATCCCTGATTATATACAATTACGCGACGAGGATTTTGTCCTCGTCGCTTATTTCCGTGCTGACCGCCCCCTTAAGAACCTGGAAAAATATGGGCTCGAAGGAAAGGAACAGGAGTTGGCAGCGTTGATTGAGAAGTTGCCCTTTGGTAAATTGCAAAAACTCGATATCTAA
- the hisG gene encoding ATP phosphoribosyltransferase, which yields MIKVAIQKSGRLSDDTISLFRECGIRFSRGTGRLKSTATNFPLEFLFLRDDDIPGYVADGVAHLGVVGENVMIEKKKDVILRKKLGFSKCRLSVAIPKGNEYNGPEDLRNKSIATSYPVVLQKWLDEKGLTAELHEISGSVEIAPSIGLAEAVCDIVSTGSTLLSNGLKEVETVMRSEAVLISNKNLDAKQTALLEKLLFRMNAVQTGGSNKYILLNAPNEQLDKIISLLPGMKSPTVLPLHMEGWSSVHSVMAEDDYWEVVEELKNNGAQGILVVPIENMII from the coding sequence ATGATCAAAGTTGCTATTCAAAAATCCGGCAGGCTGAGTGACGATACCATTAGTCTTTTCCGTGAATGTGGTATACGCTTCAGCCGTGGCACTGGCCGGCTCAAATCAACTGCCACTAATTTTCCTCTCGAGTTTCTGTTCCTTCGCGACGACGATATTCCCGGCTATGTAGCTGATGGTGTGGCCCACCTTGGTGTAGTTGGTGAAAATGTAATGATCGAAAAAAAGAAGGATGTAATCCTTCGCAAAAAGCTTGGTTTTAGCAAGTGTCGGCTTTCAGTAGCTATACCAAAAGGAAATGAGTACAACGGTCCTGAGGACCTGAGAAATAAAAGTATTGCCACATCTTACCCTGTAGTGCTGCAAAAGTGGCTGGATGAAAAAGGGCTTACGGCTGAACTTCACGAGATTAGCGGTTCTGTAGAAATAGCTCCAAGTATAGGGCTGGCGGAAGCTGTGTGTGATATTGTTAGTACTGGTAGTACCCTGCTGTCTAACGGTCTCAAAGAGGTAGAAACCGTCATGCGGTCCGAAGCCGTACTCATCAGTAATAAAAACCTTGATGCTAAGCAGACAGCCTTACTTGAAAAGCTGTTATTCAGGATGAATGCCGTACAAACAGGCGGCAGTAATAAGTATATTCTGCTGAACGCGCCTAACGAACAGCTCGACAAGATCATAAGCCTGCTGCCCGGTATGAAGAGTCCCACCGTTCTGCCATTGCATATGGAAGGGTGGAGTAGTGTGCACTCAGTTATGGCAGAGGATGATTATTGGGAAGTCGTAGAAGAGTTGAAAAATAATGGAGCACAGGGTATACTGGTAGTACCCATTGAAAATATGATCATATGA